The genomic DNA GATTGTATCTCGATAGTTGGTACAAGAAGGATGACAAGCTACGGTAAGAAAGTCGCGCACCAGATTGCTTTCACGGTAGCACAGGCAGGCATCGTTGTGGTCAGTGGTCTTGCCTTTGGTATCGACAGTTGCGCACACAGTGCGGCACTCGAAGCCGGAGGAAAAACCATCGCTGTACTTGGAACCGGTGTCGATGTACCGTACCCCGTCTCAAACAGAAAAATCTATGAGAAAATAGTTCAAGATGGATGCGTTGTGAGCGAATTTCCCCTTGGAACCAAGGCGATGAAGCAAAATTTTCCCATGCGAAACAGGATCATCGCCGGTCTGAGCAGAGCCACCGTGGTGGTTGAGGCACCAAAAGACAGTGGAGCACTCATAACCGCACGCTTTGCAGTGGATATGGGACGTGATGTGTTCGCAGTTCCCGCCGACATAGATAGATCTTCCAGTGAAGGTTGCAATTGGTTGTTGAAAATGGGAGCAATTCCTTTGACTGATCCGTCGCAGTTGCTCGATCATTATGGGCTGAAGAGTGAATCTAGTGAAGAGAAAGATGGATTTTTTGATATCTTCTCGAAAGGTCCTCTATATTTCGATGAGATAGTGAACCTTTTGGGGGTTGAACCGTCGCAGGTTTTGATGCTGTTGACGGAGTACGAACTGTCGGGAAAGATCACCAAGCTCGAAGATGGTCGATATCATAAATTGGGGAGGTAGATCGTGTGAAGGTGCTCGTCGTGAACTGCGGGAGTTCTTCAGTTAAATATCAGTTCATCGACATGAACGGTGAAAAAGTTCTGTGCAAAGGTCTTGCCGAGAGGATAGGAATAGAAGGCGGTAGACTGGTGCACCGTGTGAACGCAGATAAACACGTCATCGAGAAGAACATGAAGGACCATGAAGAAGCCCTCAAGTTGGTTCTCGAAATCCTTGTGGATCCAGAAATAGGCGTCATCAAATCTCTTTCTGAGATCGATGCGGTTGGTCACAGGGTCGTACACGGCGGTGAGAAATTTGCAAGTTCTGTTCTCATCGACGAAGAGGTGCTGAAGGTTTTGGAGGAAAATATTCACCTCGCGCCGCTGCACAACCCACCGAACATTCTGGGAATAAAGGCCATCCAGAGGTTGTTACCAAACGTTCCTAACGTCGGCGTTTTCGATACGGCGTTCCACCAGTCCATACCGAAGAAAGCTTATTTGTATGGTTTGCCCTATGAGTTTTATGAAAAGTTCAGGATCAGAAGGTATGGCTTCCACGGAACCAGTCACAGATACGTTTCGAAGAGGGCGGCAGAGATACTCGGAAGAGATTATTACGATTTCAAAGTGATCACGTGTCATCTCGGCAACGGTGCTTCTATAGCCGCGATCAGACACGGAAAGTCCATCGACACTTCCATGGGATTCACACCCCTGGAAGGGTTGGTGATGGGTACCAGGTGTGGCGACATGGATCCAGCGATCGTTATTTATCTGCAACAGAACCTTGGAATGTCTGTCGATAAGGTCTACGATCTTTTGAACAAAAAGAGCGGTATGCTGGGTTTGACGAACAATTTGAGTTCAGACATGAGGGACATCGAGGACGCTGCGATGGCTGGAAACGAAATTGCTCAACTCGCACTCGACATATACGTGTATCGCATCGCGAAATACATTGGTGCTTACGCAGCGGCGATGAACGGAGTGGATGCGATCGTGTTCACAGCGGGCGTTGGTGAGAACTCGCCCTATGTGAGAGAGAAAGTGTGTGAATATCTTGGCTTTCTCGGTGTGAAGATCGACAGACAGTTGAACAACGTGAAGGGCGTTGAGAGGATCATAAGCACACCTGACTCCAAGGTGGCTGTGATCATAGTGCCGACGAACGAAGAACTCATCATCGCCAGAGATACTAAGTACATAGTCGAGAACAAAGTGAAAGAACTCAAGCTCTTTTGAGCACAACTGGGGGCTCGATTTTCAAACCGATGCCCCCATTTTTCACACCTTTCACGATCATCAAAACGGCGTTCCTCTTTGGTTCACCGTAAACTGGTACCAACCATTTGGGTTGCAGTTTCCTTTCTAAGAATTTCTTCGTCCAAAACATCAAATGTTCACAAGATAATACGAAAACGAACTTTCCTCTATTTCTTAGAAGATAGAACGTTGCTTCAATGAACGTTTCCGCCTCTTTCAAGTTTGAGGATCTGCTCTCGCTACGGAGCTTTGATGGACTTGGAACACCTGTTAAATGATGCGGTGGATTACAGATGACTAAATCGAATTTTTCAGCCTCGAAAGCCATTCTGACTTGTTCACAAGATACGTTGTGAACGAACATTCTGCCCTCAAGAGAATTCAATCTCACCGTTTCGTGCGCGGCATCAGCTAAAAGTGGATTCTTCTCTATCGAGTAAACCACGATATCGTGATTCATCGCAAGATAAGCTGAGACGATACCAATTCCACAACCCAATTCGACTACTAGATCACCATCCTTCGGCCTTGCGTACCATGCCAGCAACGTGGAAGCGTGCGTGGGTCGGTGATCCTTACCGAGGTCTGGAACACGTACATTTCTCAACAAGTTGGGATCGAAATCATCTTTGAACGATCTCGACGAAGCCAAACTTCACTATCTCTCCCATGGTTTGAGTTTTGGAAAGCTTCCACCTAGAGTCTCTCAACTGTAGCGCTTTACTGCCGGTTAGTACAGAAGCGAATGTTTCTATCACAGAATAACCATTGGCTGAAACTGCCAAATCGCCGTTGATCTGTGTACTCCTCACACGTAGTACAGAAAAGTTCTGTACATCTATGCCGACCTTGCCACTGACCCAGCTGTCAACAAGTTCGAGGTTGGAAAGATCCGAGATCGAAACGGCCGCGTTGGACGAATAAAAGGTGCAAGAATACGCTCTCATTTTGGAACTTTGAGACAGCTTGAGCTGAGACATCTTTGAATTCAACATGGTTGCATCACCACAGTTGAGAATCTCCAAGTTTTCGAATTCGCAGGAATCTATCCACAGCTTTCTCACGTTTTCTAGGATCAATCTTTCTGCCTTAACGTTTTTGAGAGTCAGTAGCGATGAACGGGTCAAGCGGATGTTCGCTGTTGACAAATTCACATTCGACAACCATACACTCGTGGCACCATCTACGAAGACGTTCGATTCTATCTTTGCGCCGTTGACGATCAATTTACCGGATTCCACCACAACCAAATTCCCAGGACCTGTAACCTTCGAATTTTGTTGTAACACCAACGTCCCTCGCACGATCAGCTCACAATTGCTGTTGATCTTCAAAGTTGCACCTGGTCTCAAAACAACCATCTGTCCTGCAGGAATGACTATTTTTCCAAAGACGGCGTGTTCTGATTGCAAGGAGCAACTGTCAGCAAGGCTCATGATGATGGGATTTTGATATTGGACGAGTTTGCCGTCTTTATAATAGAGTGCTGGAAAGCTTTCATTGTTCGCACTGTCTAGGTCACACACGAAAACGAACTGGTCTGACAGTTCACTCGCCCTAGTTTCGAAAGCCTCGATGGCACCATCGCGTACTGTGTAGACTCTATGCACGCGGTTTGAAATTATCTTGCCTTGATTCACCTGTGGCGAACTCGGAAGTGTGGATACGACGATGAACTTGTAAGTTTGATCGACCGTGTTTCCGTTGCTATCTTTGCAGATGATTCTCAGTCTTCTCTCACCAGAGTTCAAAAAGAACGTGTCGATTTCGAGTTTTCCATACTTTGGTGGGTCGATCTTGTTACCATCCACGTAAACGGTGTACTTCAACGTTCTTGGATCATCCCAATCGTCTTCCACAGAGACGTCCATCACGAGTTTTCCGAGTGAGACATAGCTTGGAACTTTCAATTTCATCTGTGGAGGATTGTCTTTGTTGGCATCGATGCGAAGGATGATGCGCGAACCTTTGACGCCGGCTTTGATCGGTGTCAAGATCAACGTTGTGTTGTAATTCTTTCGCCAAGGCACAACCAGCTTTGATGAAGGGAGTGTGATCTTGTTCTTCTCGATCTCTAGTTCGACTTCATCGTAGCTTTCCAACCCCGTGATGATCAGCTGTGAACTTTTGAAATGATATCTCACCGTTGCGAAAGCGAGACAACTCAAAAGGAGAAATAGAATTATTGATCTTCTCATCTTGCGAGCTCCTCTTCGATCATCTGACGTCTGAACATGCGCGCGTACAAACCATCCAGATTCATCAATTCTTCATGTGACCCTCTTTCAACGATCTTCCCATCGTCCAACACTATGATCAGATCAGCATCCTTCAGTACTTTCAATCTGTGGGTTATGACGATCATCGTCTTTTCCCTGAATTGACTCCTCAGAGAGTCTATGATCTTTTCCTCCGTCTCAGGATCGACAGCCGAAAGACAATCGTCGAAAACGAGCACGTCTTTGTCGCTGTACAAGGCGCGTGCGATGGTGACTCTCTGTCTCTGACCACCGGAGAGCGTCACACCCCTTTCCCCCACGACGGTGTCATAGCTTTCTGGGAACCTCACTATCTCGTCATGGATCGCAGCCAATTTTGCGCATTCCACCATTCTTTCCGTGTCTATGTTTTCTTGAGCGAAAGCGATGTTCTTTTTTATTTGATCTGAAAAAAGGAAAGATTCTTGTGGTACAAAAGCGATCAAGCTGCGTATGTTTTCGGAAGTTATATCGTTTATATCCACATCGTTGACAAAGATCCTACCACGCTCAACGGGGTAAAGCTTTGTGAGTAACTTCACTATCGTTGACTTACCACTACCCACTGTTCCAACTATACCGATCATTTCGCCTTTATTTATTGAAAAGCTCACATTTTTGAGTACCTCTCTCTCTGTCTCGGGATATCTGTAGGTGAGATTTTCAAACCTTATCGATTCAACACGGTCAATTTTGACGGGCTTGCCTGGTTCTTTTATCTGTGGTATTTGCTGCATCACTTGCATGATCCTTTTGTAAGACGCTCTACCACTCTGAACCATGTTTAAAACCCATCCGAGGGCCATCATGGGCCACGTGAGCATACCTAGATAGGAGTTGAAAGCGATGAAGTCACCCAGACTGACTTGACCTTTCACGACCATAGGTCCACCGAAGAACAAGGCGAAAACGTGTGCCAAGGCAGCCAGAAACGTCATCAGAGGAAAGAAGACGGACGAAACCTTGGCGAGCGATACACCTGCTTTGTAGCTCTTCCAGGAACGTTCTTTGAACATTTCCCAGAACTTTTCGTTTGCAGCAAAGCTTTTCACTATTCTTATACCTGAGATCGTTTCTTCGGTCAACTCGCTGACTGCTGAGAATTGGTTTTGAACTTCCATGAACCTTCTGTGGATGATACGGCCGAAAAAGAGTGCCACCAGTGCCAAGGCAGGTAACGGTATGGACGCGAGCCATGTCAACTTCCAGCTCACGGTCTTTCCCATGAACAGGACAGTCATCACAGCCATGAACGTGGCATCCACGGTCATGACGACACCTTGAGCGAGCGCCATTCGCACAGCTTGTAAATCGTTGGTGAACTTCGCCATCAAATCGCCGCTGCGTACCTTATCGAAATAGCCGATTGAAAGCGAAAGGAGCTTATCGAAGAGCGTTTTTCTGGCGAGATATTCAAACCGTCTCGCGTTACCTATGATGAAGTATCTCCAAAAGAAGCGCAGAATGGTTATAGCTAAAGCTATACCAACGATCCATCCGACAGCGACTGTTACGAAACCTATATTTGGATTGTCCGATCTCAAGTGATCAACCACGCGTCCGATGAACCTCGGAATATAAAGTTGCAGAAGATCCACAACGATGAGCGTCAAGATACCCACAAGATAACTGAACCAATGTTTTTTGACGAAGTCAATGAGCACAGGCTCACCTTCCTACAAATTTTTTCAGCCTCTTTATTCCCTCGACCAAAGCTTCCTCACTCGTTGCGAAGGACAATCTCACAAATCCCGGCGCGTTGAATGCAGAGCCTGGCACCAACGCCACGTGGGCCTGCTGCAAAAGCTTCGTGCAAAACGTCACGTCGTCCTTTTCGAACTCGGTCACATCGATGAGTACATAGAACGCTCCGCCAGGCTTGACGAAGCTGAAGCCGGATTCTTCCAACAGCTTGCAGACAAGATCGCGTCGCTGTTTGAATTTTTCTTTCATGTAAGTTGTATCGACCTCGAAGGCTTTCAGGGCAGCGTATTGTGCTATGGTGTTTATGTTCGAGGTCGTGTGAGCTTGGACCTTCGCCGCCGCTTTGGCAATCTCTGCGGGTGCGACCAAATAACCAACCCTCCAACCTGTCATGGAATGGGACTTAGAAAACGCGTTCACGAGCGCAACGTTTTTTCCCCCGGAGATCGAGTATATGGAAGTGTACTCACCATCGTAAACGAGACAATCGTACACATCGTCGGACACGATGAATATGTTTCTTTCAACGGCAAGCGCATGAATTTGTTTGAGTAGTTTCGCATCGTAAACCGTACCGGTGGGATTGTTTGGGCTGTTCAGCACGATCACCTTGGTGTTCGGTGTGATCGCACGTTCTATTTGTTCCAATGAGGGTTTGAAACCATTCTCAAAGCTCGTCTTCACGTGCACTGGTTTGCCTGCGAGTATTTGTACCATAGGTTCATAGCTCACCCAGCACGGATCGATGATTATGACCTCATCGTTCTCTTCGACGAGTGCCGCAAGACAATTGAAGATCGCTTGCTTTCCTCCGTTGGTCACCACTACTTGCTCTGGCGTGCATGTGACACCGTGTTTTTCAGATACGTATTGTGCTATTTTTTCCCTGAGCTGCGGTATTCCAGAAGAATCAGTGTACTTGGTCAAGCCAGCTTTCAAAGCTTCTATCGCTGCTTCAACGATGGGTTGTGGTGTTGGAAAGTCCGGCTCGCCAGCCGTGAGGTTCACTACATCGATTCCCTTTTGCTTCATAGATTGTGCCAACGCGTTGATCTCTAAAGTTTTCGATCCAGCGATGTTTTTGATTCTTTCTGAAATATTCATAAAAGGTCCTCCCTTCAAATTTCAGCTCGTTCCCCTCTCTTGACGAGACTCACAGTCGTGTAAGAGATGAGCAGGAAAGTGATCGAAAAGATGAACAAAGAACGATACCCCGTTAGATCGATGAAAGCTCCTGCTAAAGGTGGAGCAACGATGTTGGCGGCCATCGAGAAGAAATAGTAAAGGCCAGTATAACCTCCCACTTTTTCGATCTTCGTCATGTCGACCACCATGGGTAACGAATTCACGTTGACCAGCGCCCAACCAACGCCACTCACAGCGAACACGATATAGAGTAAATTCAACAGAATCTTTCCAGTGATTAAACGAGAGAGTAAAACCACCACCAATAAACAAACTACTATGATGGATAGTCCCAATTTTATAGTCTTTCTCCTTCCAAGTCTAGCTCCGATGAATCCTGAGGGTAGCGCAAAGATCATGAAAGAGAGTGAGAAAACTCCGAGCACGAGTGCCCCAGTACTTTCACTGATACCTAAGTGGAACTTCGCATAACTTGTGAAAAAAGTTTCGATCGCGTTGAAACCTACAAACCAAAAGAATATGGATAGAAGCATCATCATCAAACTCTTTTCGTTGGAAACGAAGACTTCTTTGAGATTTTCCAGCAATTCCTTGGAGCCTTCTCTGACCGTTTCAGCGATCTTCATTTTTTCACCCTTGATCCTGTACTCTGCGGGTTCTTCTATGAAGAGAATCACCAACAAATTTGCGATCAACATCAATAGGGCTCCTACCAAGAAAGGATAGGTTTTATTTGAGTCATAGAGAGGTTTACCTGCAAAATAGGCGAGTAAAGCTCCAAAACCACCCATGAAGTTGATGATCCCGTTGGCTTGACTTCTCTTTTCAGAAGGCGTTATGTCGGGCATCAATGCGATCACGGGTGATCTGAACAGAGCCATGGAGAAATTCATCAGTATGATCACGAACATCATCAAACCAAGAGAACCGATATCTTTGCAAAATGGGATCAGAGCGAAAAACAGAGCGCCCAATGGTGCTCCGAAAAGTATGTATGGCTTTCTTCGACCGAGTTTTGTCCTCGTTTGATCGCTCAGTGTACCGATGTAAGGAAGCATCAAGATAGCGAAGATGTTGTCTATGGTCATGATCAAACCGATGATGAAAGATGATAGGGCGAAATCTTTCAGAAAGATTGGTACATAAGCGTTGTAGAGGGGCCACAGAACGCTGATCCCGAAAAAACCAAACCCCAGCAAATAGATCCTCCAATAGTTGAACTTCTCCATCCACCTCACCCCCAAATCTTTTGCCTCAGCCACTGAATTGTTCTCATCATTGACGGGCCATCATGGATCAAGTTCTTTTCTGGTTCCACCGTTGATTCTATCAGCTTAAATGGCCAGTTCCAACCTCTCCGTTCGATGAGTTTCTGGGGTTCTATTGGAAAGTCAGGTTCGTAGAAGAAAACAAGGATCTCTGGCTTCATTGAACGAACTTTTTCAAAGTCTGGAATGAAGAAGCTTTCAGCAACGTCACCGAAGATATTCTTTAACCCTGCGTATTCCACAAGATCGTTCACGAAACTTAAACCCCCGATAGTTCTCACATGTTTACCAAGCCAGAGTTCCACGTAAACTGAAAGTTTTTCACGCTTGAGCGAAGCGTCACACACGAAAGCTTTTTGCCATTTCAAAACTAAATCTTTCGCCTTTTTCACCTCTTTGAGCAGACCTCCAAGTGTGAGAACGTTCTCCCACACACCGTTTATGC from Pseudothermotoga sp. includes the following:
- a CDS encoding acetate kinase, giving the protein MKVLVVNCGSSSVKYQFIDMNGEKVLCKGLAERIGIEGGRLVHRVNADKHVIEKNMKDHEEALKLVLEILVDPEIGVIKSLSEIDAVGHRVVHGGEKFASSVLIDEEVLKVLEENIHLAPLHNPPNILGIKAIQRLLPNVPNVGVFDTAFHQSIPKKAYLYGLPYEFYEKFRIRRYGFHGTSHRYVSKRAAEILGRDYYDFKVITCHLGNGASIAAIRHGKSIDTSMGFTPLEGLVMGTRCGDMDPAIVIYLQQNLGMSVDKVYDLLNKKSGMLGLTNNLSSDMRDIEDAAMAGNEIAQLALDIYVYRIAKYIGAYAAAMNGVDAIVFTAGVGENSPYVREKVCEYLGFLGVKIDRQLNNVKGVERIISTPDSKVAVIIVPTNEELIIARDTKYIVENKVKELKLF
- a CDS encoding methyltransferase, encoding MASSRSFKDDFDPNLLRNVRVPDLGKDHRPTHASTLLAWYARPKDGDLVVELGCGIGIVSAYLAMNHDIVVYSIEKNPLLADAAHETVRLNSLEGRMFVHNVSCEQVRMAFEAEKFDLVICNPPHHLTGVPSPSKLRSESRSSNLKEAETFIEATFYLLRNRGKFVFVLSCEHLMFWTKKFLERKLQPKWLVPVYGEPKRNAVLMIVKGVKNGGIGLKIEPPVVLKRA
- the aspC gene encoding aspartate aminotransferase codes for the protein MNISERIKNIAGSKTLEINALAQSMKQKGIDVVNLTAGEPDFPTPQPIVEAAIEALKAGLTKYTDSSGIPQLREKIAQYVSEKHGVTCTPEQVVVTNGGKQAIFNCLAALVEENDEVIIIDPCWVSYEPMVQILAGKPVHVKTSFENGFKPSLEQIERAITPNTKVIVLNSPNNPTGTVYDAKLLKQIHALAVERNIFIVSDDVYDCLVYDGEYTSIYSISGGKNVALVNAFSKSHSMTGWRVGYLVAPAEIAKAAAKVQAHTTSNINTIAQYAALKAFEVDTTYMKEKFKQRRDLVCKLLEESGFSFVKPGGAFYVLIDVTEFEKDDVTFCTKLLQQAHVALVPGSAFNAPGFVRLSFATSEEALVEGIKRLKKFVGR
- a CDS encoding helical backbone metal receptor is translated as MKIHCETLNYQVELPDRIERIVSLVAGFTETIFELGCGDKVVGVSSYCPRYVKNLNVEIVGDYLNVDETKLSFLKPDVVLLTTGVQRELARKLHRKNYPVFVLPLPKSINGVWENVLTLGGLLKEVKKAKDLVLKWQKAFVCDASLKREKLSVYVELWLGKHVRTIGGLSFVNDLVEYAGLKNIFGDVAESFFIPDFEKVRSMKPEILVFFYEPDFPIEPQKLIERRGWNWPFKLIESTVEPEKNLIHDGPSMMRTIQWLRQKIWG
- the dprA gene encoding DNA-processing protein DprA; translation: MHPIEIFALWKFGKYDLNTLKNFNEEFECLEEVCKSKFFELERIDFDAVKRFADEQIEQAEKKGIKVLSLWSEDYPPLLKEIASPPIVLFYLGDAELLKRDCISIVGTRRMTSYGKKVAHQIAFTVAQAGIVVVSGLAFGIDSCAHSAALEAGGKTIAVLGTGVDVPYPVSNRKIYEKIVQDGCVVSEFPLGTKAMKQNFPMRNRIIAGLSRATVVVEAPKDSGALITARFAVDMGRDVFAVPADIDRSSSEGCNWLLKMGAIPLTDPSQLLDHYGLKSESSEEKDGFFDIFSKGPLYFDEIVNLLGVEPSQVLMLLTEYELSGKITKLEDGRYHKLGR
- a CDS encoding ABC transporter ATP-binding protein/permease → MLIDFVKKHWFSYLVGILTLIVVDLLQLYIPRFIGRVVDHLRSDNPNIGFVTVAVGWIVGIALAITILRFFWRYFIIGNARRFEYLARKTLFDKLLSLSIGYFDKVRSGDLMAKFTNDLQAVRMALAQGVVMTVDATFMAVMTVLFMGKTVSWKLTWLASIPLPALALVALFFGRIIHRRFMEVQNQFSAVSELTEETISGIRIVKSFAANEKFWEMFKERSWKSYKAGVSLAKVSSVFFPLMTFLAALAHVFALFFGGPMVVKGQVSLGDFIAFNSYLGMLTWPMMALGWVLNMVQSGRASYKRIMQVMQQIPQIKEPGKPVKIDRVESIRFENLTYRYPETEREVLKNVSFSINKGEMIGIVGTVGSGKSTIVKLLTKLYPVERGRIFVNDVDINDITSENIRSLIAFVPQESFLFSDQIKKNIAFAQENIDTERMVECAKLAAIHDEIVRFPESYDTVVGERGVTLSGGQRQRVTIARALYSDKDVLVFDDCLSAVDPETEEKIIDSLRSQFREKTMIVITHRLKVLKDADLIIVLDDGKIVERGSHEELMNLDGLYARMFRRQMIEEELAR
- a CDS encoding SLC45 family MFS transporter produces the protein MEKFNYWRIYLLGFGFFGISVLWPLYNAYVPIFLKDFALSSFIIGLIMTIDNIFAILMLPYIGTLSDQTRTKLGRRKPYILFGAPLGALFFALIPFCKDIGSLGLMMFVIILMNFSMALFRSPVIALMPDITPSEKRSQANGIINFMGGFGALLAYFAGKPLYDSNKTYPFLVGALLMLIANLLVILFIEEPAEYRIKGEKMKIAETVREGSKELLENLKEVFVSNEKSLMMMLLSIFFWFVGFNAIETFFTSYAKFHLGISESTGALVLGVFSLSFMIFALPSGFIGARLGRRKTIKLGLSIIVVCLLVVVLLSRLITGKILLNLLYIVFAVSGVGWALVNVNSLPMVVDMTKIEKVGGYTGLYYFFSMAANIVAPPLAGAFIDLTGYRSLFIFSITFLLISYTTVSLVKRGERAEI